From Lolium perenne isolate Kyuss_39 chromosome 5, Kyuss_2.0, whole genome shotgun sequence, a single genomic window includes:
- the LOC127301230 gene encoding nucleobase-ascorbate transporter 6, protein MAAAPPPKADELQPHPPKEQLPGVSFCITSPPPWPEAMILGFQHFIVMLGTTVIIPSALVPQMGGGNEEKARVIQTLLFVAGINTLLQTFFGTRLPVVMGGSYTFVAPTISIILAGRYNDVADPREKFLRTMRGTQGALIIASTIQIILGFSGLWRNVVKLLSPLSAVPLVSLVGFGLYELGFPAVGKCVEVGLPELILMVVFAEYLPHVLNSGKGVFGRFSVLFTVSIVWLYAYILTISGAYKNVRPKTQVHCRVDRSGLIGGAAWISVPYPFQWGGPTFDAGEAFAMMMTSFIAIVESTGAFIAASRYASATMIPPTIISRGIGWQGIGILLDSFFGTANGTSVSVENIGLLAVTHVGSRRVVQISAGFMIFFAVLGKFGALFASIPLPIFAGMYCIFFAYVGACGISFLQFCNLNSFRTKFILGFAFFMGISVPQYFNEYTSVSGHGPVHTGARWFNDMINVPFSNKPFVAGLVAYFLDNTMHLHQSAVRKDRGFHWWDKFRSFKKDARSQEFYSLPFNLNKFFPSV, encoded by the exons atggcAGCAGCGCCACCGCCCAAGGCCgacgagctgcagccgcacccgcccAAGGAGCAGCTGCCCGGCGTGTCCTTCTGCATCACCAGCCCACCGCCATGGC CCGAGGCCATGATACTGGGATTTCAGCACTTCATTGTCATGCTGGGCACCACTGTCATCATACCGAGCGCACTTGTTCCTCAGATGGGGGGCGGAAAT GAAGAGAAAGCCCGGGTAATTCAGACGCTGTTGTTTGTGGCCGGCATAAACACCTTGCTCCAAACGTTCTTCGGTACTCGCCTCCCTGTTGTGATGGGTGGCTCGTACACTTTCGTCGCGCCAACCATCTCAATCATCTTGGCTGGACGTTACAATGATGTGGCAGACCCTCGCGAG AAATTCTTAAGGACCATGAGGGGAACGCAAGGTGCTCTCATCATCGCATCGACGATTCAGATCATCCTTGGCTTCAGCGGTCTCTGGCGCAATGTCGTTAA ACTGCTTAGTCCATTATCTGCAGTTCCTCTTGTTTCACTAGTTGGATTTGGGCTTTATGAACTTGGTTTCCCAGCG GTAGGAAAGTGCGTGGAAGTTGGTCTTCCAGAACTCATTCTAATGGTTGTGTTTGCTGAG TATTTACCTCATGTGTTGAATTCTGGAAAGGGCGTCTTTGGCCGGTTCTCTGTTCTTTTCACCGTTTCAATTGTGTGGCTTTACGCATACATCCTCACCATCAGTGGTGCCTACAAGAATGTCAGGCCAAAGACGCAGGTGCATTGCCGCGTCGATCGTTCAGGGCTTATCGGAGGAGCTGCATG GATAAGTGTTCCTTATCCCTTTCAGTGGGGGGGTCCAACATTTGATGCTGGCGAAGCTTTTGCGATGATGAtgacttcatttattgctattgtAGAG TCTACTGGAGCCTTTATTGCCGCTTCAAGGTATGCAAGTGCAACGATGATACCGCCAACGATCATCAGTCGGGGAATTGGCTGGCAG GGCATTGGTATCTTGCTTGATTCATTCTTTGGAACAGCCAATGGAACCTCAGTTTCAGT GGAGAATATTGGTTTACTTGCCGTGACACATGTTGGCAGCAGGAGAGTGGTGCAGATATCTGCTGGGTTCATGATTTTCTTCGCTGTCCTGG GAAAATTTGGAGCCCTATTCGCGTCCATTCCGTTACCCATATTTGCTGGCATGTACTGTATTTTCTTCGCATATGTCG GTGCCTGTGGTATTAGCTTCCTTCAGTTCTGCAACTTGAACAGCTTCAGGACCAAGTTCATCTTGGGTTTCGCTTTCTTCATGGGCATCTCGGTTCCTCAGTACTTCAACGAGTACACCTCTGTTTCAGGCCATGGTCCAGTGCACACCGGTGCCAGATGG TTCAACGACATGATCAACGTGCCGTTCTCGAATAAGCCCTTCGTCGCGGGGCTCGTGGCCTACTTCCTGGACAACACGATGCACCTGCACCAGAGCGCGGTGAGGAAGGACCGAGGGTTCCACTGGTGGGACAAGTTCAGGAGCTTCAAGAAAGACGCAAGGAGCCAGGAGTTCTACTCGCTGCCCTTCAACCTGAACAAGTTCTTCCCTTCGGTCTGA